Proteins from a genomic interval of Candidatus Hydrothermales bacterium:
- a CDS encoding glycosyltransferase family 2 protein translates to MKESEVFLSIVIPVFNEEENLEPLYSKLKDFLDRESIESYEIIFVDDGSRDNSWEIIKKLKLKDSKVKGIRFIRNFGQTLALYAGFEEANGDVVITMDADLQNDPEDIEILLKELEKGYDVITGFRKERKDPFLTKVLPSRIANFLISLITGIKLKDYGCTLRAYKRYVVKNLRLYGEMHRF, encoded by the coding sequence ATGAAGGAATCTGAGGTTTTTTTATCTATTGTTATACCTGTATTTAATGAAGAAGAAAATCTTGAGCCCCTCTATTCTAAATTGAAAGACTTTTTAGATAGGGAATCTATTGAAAGTTATGAAATAATATTTGTGGATGATGGGAGTAGGGATAATTCGTGGGAGATTATAAAAAAGCTTAAGTTAAAAGATAGTAAGGTTAAGGGAATAAGGTTTATAAGAAATTTTGGACAGACACTTGCGTTATACGCTGGTTTTGAGGAGGCAAATGGAGATGTTGTAATAACGATGGACGCAGATTTACAAAACGATCCTGAAGATATTGAAATTTTATTAAAAGAACTTGAAAAGGGTTATGATGTTATAACTGGTTTTAGAAAGGAAAGGAAAGATCCCTTTTTGACTAAGGTTTTACCCTCAAGAATCGCTAATTTTTTAATATCTCTTATTACCGGTATTAAATTAAAAGATTATGGGTGTACTTTGAGAGCCTACAAAAGATATGTTGTAAAGAATTTAAGGCTTTATGGGGAGATGCATCGTTTTT
- a CDS encoding glycosyltransferase family 9 protein — protein sequence MLHFTNTFKPIRKIFFFRWEGLGDLILDTPLFRIIKENLKDTELTVITSPKNREILFYNPFVDYVLPKKSLLELLFKKCDLFIDMMGNTRTFLLFLILRPPLRLGFQKKLPFLNLKIPFVATPEYTIKHRLKLLKILNIKNIPENPLPETYLSKMEEEKFKVKFKDIIKYDYVTIFPYAKGKVRDFNDKIYSYLNDRLTEKNIKVIFIFTQEGIKKFEKIRKLCKREPDYLYSPSLRELIFLLKYSKLYIGPDTGPRHIAISQNTKTLTFFTHTNPINWTPKGYENHRFFTPEIDCHPCETKNLNLCKRKDFKCLSLFDPEKIFETSIELLKK from the coding sequence ATGTTACATTTTACGAACACCTTTAAACCAATAAGAAAAATTTTCTTTTTCAGATGGGAGGGTCTAGGTGATCTTATTCTTGATACTCCGCTTTTTAGAATAATTAAAGAAAATTTAAAAGATACTGAATTAACTGTTATAACATCGCCTAAAAATAGGGAAATTCTTTTTTATAACCCTTTTGTTGACTATGTTTTACCCAAGAAAAGTCTTTTAGAATTATTGTTTAAAAAATGTGATCTTTTTATTGACATGATGGGGAATACAAGAACTTTCCTTTTATTTTTAATTTTAAGACCTCCATTACGATTAGGTTTTCAAAAGAAACTGCCCTTTTTGAATTTAAAAATTCCTTTTGTGGCAACCCCGGAATACACAATAAAACACAGACTAAAACTTCTGAAAATACTTAATATAAAAAATATTCCTGAAAACCCACTCCCTGAAACTTATCTGAGCAAAATGGAAGAAGAGAAGTTTAAAGTAAAATTTAAAGACATAATCAAATATGACTACGTAACAATTTTCCCCTACGCAAAGGGTAAAGTAAGAGATTTTAACGATAAGATTTATTCATACTTAAACGATAGACTAACAGAAAAAAATATAAAAGTTATTTTTATCTTTACACAAGAAGGAATAAAAAAATTTGAAAAAATAAGAAAACTTTGCAAGAGAGAACCTGACTACCTATATTCACCAAGTTTGAGAGAACTTATATTTCTTTTAAAGTATTCTAAGTTATACATAGGACCAGACACAGGGCCAAGACATATAGCAATTTCACAAAATACCAAAACTTTAACATTTTTTACTCATACAAACCCAATAAACTGGACCCCTAAAGGTTACGAAAACCATAGGTTTTTTACACCAGAAATAGATTGTCATCCCTGTGAGACAAAAAATCTAAACCTTTGCAAAAGAAAAGACTTTAAGTGCCTTTCACTTTTTGACCCTGAAAAAATTTTCGAAACCTCAATAGAATTATTAAAAAAATAA
- a CDS encoding NAD-dependent epimerase/dehydratase family protein has protein sequence MKVIITGVAGFIGSNLALKTLELGYDIVGIDNFDPYYDVSLKRKNLENILSFKNFKFYEVDILDKETIRKVILEEEPEVVVHLAARPGVRASILDPFKYIEINIKGTLTLLECIKDKKIKLIFSSSSSVYGDKRGKFSESDKNIVPVSPYGYSKRAAEILCETYNKLYGIKVLVLRLFTVYGPSQRPDMAIHLFTKKILKGEEIRVFGEGKTERDYTYIDDIVKGIISAIQLKDFDFDIINLGNSKPVSIFKVIKIIERLLGKKAKIVLEPLPMGDVKRTYANIEKAKMILNYNPVTSLEDGIESFLKWHQKNCNCHEGI, from the coding sequence TTGAAAGTCATAATAACTGGAGTAGCCGGTTTCATCGGTAGTAACTTGGCCTTAAAAACTCTTGAACTTGGTTATGATATAGTAGGAATCGATAATTTTGATCCTTACTATGATGTTTCCTTAAAAAGAAAGAATCTTGAAAATATTCTTAGCTTTAAAAATTTTAAATTTTATGAGGTTGATATTCTTGATAAGGAAACTATAAGAAAAGTTATTTTAGAGGAGGAGCCAGAGGTAGTGGTGCATCTTGCAGCACGACCCGGCGTGAGAGCCTCAATTTTAGATCCCTTTAAATACATTGAGATTAATATCAAAGGAACTTTAACTTTACTTGAGTGTATAAAGGATAAAAAAATAAAATTAATTTTTTCCTCTTCTTCTTCTGTTTATGGAGACAAGAGAGGAAAATTTTCTGAAAGTGACAAAAATATTGTTCCAGTTTCTCCCTATGGATATTCAAAAAGGGCTGCAGAAATTCTCTGCGAAACCTATAACAAACTATACGGAATAAAAGTTTTAGTACTTAGACTTTTTACAGTTTATGGTCCTTCTCAAAGACCAGATATGGCCATTCACCTATTTACAAAAAAAATACTGAAAGGTGAGGAAATAAGAGTTTTTGGTGAAGGGAAAACAGAAAGGGATTACACCTACATTGACGATATTGTCAAAGGTATAATAAGTGCAATCCAGTTAAAAGATTTTGACTTTGATATAATTAATTTAGGAAACTCTAAACCTGTTTCAATTTTTAAAGTTATTAAGATAATTGAGAGGTTATTAGGTAAAAAGGCAAAGATTGTTTTAGAGCCACTTCCGATGGGTGATGTTAAAAGAACCTATGCTAATATAGAAAAAGCGAAGATGATTTTAAATTATAATCCTGTTACTTCTCTTGAAGATGGTATAGAGAGCTTTTTAAAATGGCACCAGAAAAACTGCAATTGTCATGAAGGAATCTGA